The following nucleotide sequence is from Pseudomonadota bacterium.
GCGCGCGTCCGGATGTTCGGCGGGCTCGGCGCGAGCGAGCTCGATCTCGGCGACGGCGCGACCGGCGTCGTCGCGGCCGACGTGGCGGTCGCCTACCTGAGCGAGGCGTTTCTCAACGACGTCCTGGTGTTCGAGTTGAAGCCCGTGGAGATCGGCCTCGTGGCGTTCCGGCTCGCACACCGCGTCCTGCACAAGGGCACGGGCAGGAAGGTCGCGCTCATCGAGATCGGGTTTGTCGGGTTCGACGCGCGCCGCCGCGCGCCCGGGCGCCTTC
It contains:
- a CDS encoding thioesterase family protein translates to MPRIKIEEHARYPFSTELEVRVADLNYGAHLGYERLLSLAHQARVRMFGGLGASELDLGDGATGVVAADVAVAYLSEAFLNDVLVFELKPVEIGLVAFRLAHRVLHKGTGRKVALIEIGFVGFDARRRAPGRLPDGFVAKLRELGGDRPS